Part of the Quercus robur chromosome 5, dhQueRobu3.1, whole genome shotgun sequence genome, TAAGAATGGTAAAGTTTCAGTTTTTGGGTCACCGAAGTTAGAACCAAGAATAGAATCAAGAACCAAATTTCCTTTACAAAGGTTGACTGGAGCCCAAATGgaggaaagaagaaaacagGGGTTATGTTACAACTGTGATGAAAAATGGCAAGTTGGGCATAAGTGTAAAGGGGCTAAATTGTTTTTGTTGGAGGGGGTAAATGAGATAGAACCTAAAACTTCTGGGATACCACTTGTGGAGATTACTGAGGAGGAAGTTCTGATGGACAATACAAATGTTAGTTCAAGGAATGAAGTTAATTCTGCTGATATCACCTTGTATGCCTTGGTGGGGAATCCTACTGCCAATACCATGAGGATAAAAGGGAGAATCCAGAATCATGATGTGGTGTCTCTCATTAACTCTGGGAGCACCCATAATTTTTTGGATGTTGCAGTGTTACCTGTGCTGCAATTGCACTTGGATACCTCTCAGATATTAGAGGTTAAAGTAGCTGATGGCACAGTTATTAAGACTTTGGGAAGCTGTCATGGGGTCAATATCACTTTGCAAGGACATAGGTTTGTGTTGGATTTTAATGTCTTACATTTGGGGGGTTGTGAGGTAATTTTAGGTACCCAATGGCTGAGTACTTTGGGGGTAATCAGTTGGAACTTTCAGTTGTTGACTATGGAGTTTCTGCATTTGGGAAAAATGGTGTTTCTCAAGGGATTGCAGCCTGCTTCCTCGATCATTTCTGATGCTAGCAAGCTTTTCAGTGGGTCAACAAGGAAGGGTTTAGTGCTGCAAATTACGACTGCAACCCTTGTGTCCTTTGACCAACCCCATTTTCCACCTGTGCTGGTAGATTTGCTGAATGAATTTTCCAAGGTTTTTGCTGTTCCTACTGGCTTACCACCTATCAGAGGTCATGAACATAGCATCAACCTCAAGGAAGGAACCTTGCCTGTGTGTGAAAGGCCATACAGGTATCCTCATTTTCAAAAATCTGAAATTGAAAAGATAGTAAATGAGTTGCTAGAAGTAGGGTCAATACAGCCTAGCCAAAGCCCATTTTCTTCACCTGTTTTGCTTGTAAGGAAAGCTGATGGAAGCTGGCGTATGTGTATAGACTATAGGGCTCTTAATAGGGCTACTATTAAAGACAAATTTCCAATTCCCATTGTAGATGAGCTATTAGATGAATTGGCAGGTGCTTCAGTGTTTTCTAAGCTAAATCTTCGGTCAGGTTATCACCAGATTAGGATGAAGAGTGAGGATGTTCCTAAAACTGCCTTTAGAACTCATGAAGGGCATTATGAGTTTTTGGTTATGCCATTTGGATTGACTAATGCACCATCTACTTTTCAGGCCTTAATGAACTCTATCTTTAGACCCTATTTGAGGAAATTTGTCCTAGTGttttttgatgatattttagTCTACAGCCAGTCCATGGAAGCTCTTGTGTCTCATCTTAGAACTGTTTTGGAGGTGTTAATGTCTAACCAGCTATATGCCAAGCAGTCCAAGTGTGTA contains:
- the LOC126728704 gene encoding uncharacterized protein LOC126728704, producing MTKTRSTSQNPNSQNLEKQNSEKLAALAKISENHEHALQEIQKQLQTIAGFMQKVAEVEEKRQQIPNSGSRALLINNNGGNSESSTLNSIKNLRLDFPRFHGEDPTCWVYKANQFFSYHNTPGHQKVMMASYHLEEEALIWFQDAEQSGGFSSWEVFIKALQTHFGVTAYDDPMEALTILKQTSTVIAYKGNFEILSNRILGLSETHKLSCFLSGLKDEIRLPVRMLVPKTLNEAFGLAKIQEEYLSHSRKGIRNTIKNGKVSVFGSPKLEPRIESRTKFPLQRLTGAQMEERRKQGLCYNCDEKWQVGHKCKGAKLFLLEGVNEIEPKTSGIPLVEITEEEVLMDNTNVSSRNEVNSADITLYALVGNPTANTMRIKGRIQNHDVVSLINSGSTHNFLDVAVLPVLQLHLDTSQILEVKVADGTVIKTLGSCHGVNITLQGHRFVLDFNVLHLGGCEVILGTQWLSTLGVISWNFQLLTMEFLHLGKMVFLKGLQPASSIISDASKLFSGSTRKGLVLQITTATLVSFDQPHFPPVLVDLLNEFSKVFAVPTGLPPIRGHEHSINLKEGTLPVCERPYRYPHFQKSEIEKIVNELLEVGSIQPSQSPFSSPVLLVRKADGSWRMCIDYRALNRATIKDKFPIPIVDELLDELAGASVFSKLNLRSGYHQIRMKSEDVPKTAFRTHEGHYEFLVMPFGLTNAPSTFQALMNSIFRPYLRKFVLVFFDDILVYSQSMEALVSHLRTVLEVLMSNQLYAKQSKCVFGCIEVEYLGHVISGEGGRFQEDFSYGSVAYT